From Scylla paramamosain isolate STU-SP2022 chromosome 18, ASM3559412v1, whole genome shotgun sequence, one genomic window encodes:
- the LOC135109331 gene encoding adipocyte plasma membrane-associated protein Hemomucin-like, with translation MMGLLRRFVWRTLRLLLDLIVVMVVFTLIPGVPPHVTYNAYERSPPPLPLEGGLARNTKLNNAERILDGRITGPESIASRADDEIFVSLHGGKILRLWGPRFDHFKIVTSIGPGCDGPWQEKVCGRPLGLRFGLDGKLLVADAYLGLFSVDVDTGDKESLFNITEEIDGAAPMLPDDLDVDKDGNIYWSDASSVSHLCDSMTEMMSDPSGRIIKFDPKTGTNTVLVRNVHFANGVQLSPDQDFLIFSETFKFRVLRYWLKGPKAGQSEIFVDRLPGFPDNIRPKEDGGYYISLVSYATERNRELAAALGPLSFVRKLLLRLMTVTKVLFEAANSIYPSVYIEKLAQKTLHLEPVTAMTIRETNLSIVVEVDADGKIVDSLQGDSGRIVLVSETHKVGENLFFGSPYNNYLGRLMLNPPTMEVEGKGVRMKTGGTDEDKKDKEKTRDESPDELLEEKETQIIEEAQEKDAEVKSESETEKESHEKTVPDTKEEL, from the exons ATGATGGGGTTGTTGAGGAGGTTTGTGTGGCGCACGTTACGCCTGCTGTTGGATTtaattgtggtgatggttgtattTACGCTGATTCCTGGTGTGCCACCCCATGTGACCTACAATGCTTATGAAAG GTCTCCACCTCCTTTGCCACTGGAAGGAGGTTTGGCAAGGAACACAAAGCTGAATAATGCTGAAAGGATCCTGGATGGGAGGATCACAGGGCCAGAGTCAATTGCCTCCCGGGCAGATGATGAAATCTTTGTGAGCCTTCATGGGGGCAAGATACTCCGGCTGTGGGGACCCAGGTTTGACCACTTCAAGATCGTGACTTCCATTGGACCAGGATGTG ATGGCCCATGGCAGGAGAAAGTGTGTGGCCGTCCCCTTGGCCTCAGGTTTGGCCTAGATGGCAAACTCTTGGTGGCTGATGCCTACCTTGGCCTGTTCTCAGTGGATGTGGACACAG GAGATAAGGAGTCACTTTTTAACATAACGGAGGAGATAGACGGTGCTGCACCAATGTTACCTGATGACCTTGATGTTGACAAGGATGGAAACATTTACTGGTCAGATGCATCATCAGTCTCGCATCTCTGTGATAGCATGACGGAAATGATGAGTGACCCCTCGGGAAG GATCATCAAGTTTGACCCCAAGACTGGCACCAACACTGTGCTAGTCCGGAATGTCCACTTTGCCAACGGGGTGCAGCTTTCTCCTGACCAGGACTTTTTGATTTTTTCTGAGACATTCAAGTTCAGAGTGCTTAG ATACTGGTTGAAAGGACCAAAGGCTGGCCAGTCAGAAATCTTTGTGGACCGCCTGCCAGGATTCCCTGACAACATCCGGCCAAAGGAAGATGGCGGTTACTACATCTCCCTGGTGTCCTATGCCACTGAACGCAACCGAGAACTTGCTGCAGCCCTCGGCCCCTTATCGTTTGTCAGGAAACTGCTTCTGAGATTGATGACAGTTACAAAGGTTCTCTTTGAAGCTGCAAACAGTATTTATCCCAGTGTATACATTGAGAAGTTAGCACAAAAG ACTCTCCACTTGGAGCCAGTGACAGCCATGACTATTCGTGAGACCAACTTGAGCATTGTGGTGGAAGTGGATGCTGATGGAAAGATCGTGGACTCCTTGCAAGGTGACTCAGGCAGAATTGTTCTTGTGTCAGAGACGCACAAAGTTGGAGAGAACCTCTTCTTTGGCTCTCCATACAACAACTACCTAGGACGCCTGATGCTTAACCCACCCACCATGGAGGTAGAGGGGAAGGGGGTCAGGATGAAGACTGGAGGCACagatgaagataagaaagataaagagaagacaagagatgAATCACCTGATGAACtcctggaagagaaggaaacacaaaTTATAGAAGAAGCACAGGAGAAAGATGCTGAAGTAAAATCTGAGagtgaaacagagaaagaaagccaTGAAAAAACAGTGCCAGACACAAAAGAGGAGCTTTAG